Proteins encoded by one window of Rutidosis leptorrhynchoides isolate AG116_Rl617_1_P2 chromosome 7, CSIRO_AGI_Rlap_v1, whole genome shotgun sequence:
- the LOC139859670 gene encoding uncharacterized protein — MDALKNLLSFHCELKIMSAKNIQVTSSNEYLFVRCYLYAGQNKRVRFDSREISKNGKLSWNEAFSLDCVGNNKSIDMITNKKIVLEIRSRSNSTVTNLLGGSRLIGRADVSWSDVLESKNMEIEKWVTMKSKKKDVKAPCVRIAMKIEVPHSVGSVVRKKTSKLEDSCGCCYGDCCNSTCVDSEFFVIGAALDAF; from the coding sequence ATGGATGCTCTAAAAAATCTATTGTCATTTCATTGTGAATTGAAGATTATGAGTGCTAAAAACATACAAGTTACAAGCTCCAACGAGTACTTGTTTGTTAGATGCTATCTTTACGCCGGACAGAACAAAAGGGTACGTTTTGACAGTCGAGAAATCTCTAAAAATGGAAAACTTTCTTGGAACGAAGCGTTTTCTTTGGATTGTGTAGGGAATAACAAATCCATAGATATGATCACTAATAAAAAGATTGTTTTAGAGATTCGTTCGAGGAGCAATAGTACGGTCACTAACTTGTTGGGAGGGTCACGACTTATTGGAAGAGCCGATGTTTCTTGGAGTGATGTTTTGGAGTCGAAAAACATGGAAATTGAGAAATGGGTGACGATGAAATCGAAGAAAAAAGATGTGAAAGCGCCTTGTGTTCGTATAGCTATGAAGATTGAAGTCCCTCACAGTGTAGGTTCTGTTGTAAGGAAGAAGACAAGTAAATTGGAAGATAGTTGTGGTTGCTGCTATGGCGATTGTTGTAACAGTACATGTGTAGATAGTGAGTTTTTTGTAATAGGAGCTGCATTAGATGCTTTCTAG